The Apium graveolens cultivar Ventura chromosome 11, ASM990537v1, whole genome shotgun sequence genome has a window encoding:
- the LOC141696367 gene encoding uncharacterized protein LOC141696367, translating to MPRAVPMESNKSKENTIGLSYPMLKKVNYTAWALKMKVLLQAQGVWVAIEPKDPKAPVEEKTDKLSLAANYQGIPKDVLLYVSEKTTAKEAWEAFKTVSLGADKAKKVKAQTLKIEFESLNMKETEQLDEFYMKLNSLVTRIRALGEKVEETYVVKKLLRAVPSKFLQIASAIEQFGDLETMFVEEVVGSLKAHEERLRGGIELAEGKFFS from the coding sequence ATGCCCAGAGCGGTGCCAATGGAATCGAACAAAAGTAAAGAAAATACTATCGGGCTGAGCTATCCAATGTTAAAGAAGGTGAATTACACAGCATGGGCACTTAAAATGAAAGTCTTACTGCAAGCTCAGGGTGTGTGGGTTGCCATTGAACCTAAGGATCCGAAAGCACCTGTGGAGGAGAAGACAGACAAGTTATCTTTGGCCGCAAACTATCAGGGAATCCCTAAAGATGTTCTGCTATACGTGTCTGAGAAAACAACGGCAAAAGAAGCATGGGAGGCATTTAAAACGGTGTCCCTGGGTGCAGATAAGGCGAAGAAAGTGAAAGCCCAGACGTTGAAAATTGAGTTCGAGTCTTTAAACATGAAGGAGACAGAGCAATTAGATGAGTTCTACATGAAATTGAATAGCTTGGTTACCAGAATCCGAGCTCTTGGTGAGAAAGTAGAGGAGACGTATGTTGTAAAGAAATTACTCAGGGCAGTTCCCTCAAAATTTTTACAGATTGCCTCAGCCATAGAACAGTTTGGCGACTTGGAGACGATGTTTGTGGAAGAGGTTGTTGGCTCTCTCAAAGCACATGAAGAGAGATTACGAGGGGGAATTGAACTAGCTGAAGGGAAGTTCTTCTCATAG